From Micromonospora auratinigra:
TGCGGGTCGATGGAGGCGAAGCCCTGCCGGGCGTAGATGTTCTCGATCCGGGCCCGCACGTTCAGCGGGTCGTCGTCCTTCTTGATCCGCTCGTTCGGGTTGAGCGGCTCGCGGTGCCCGAGGGCCCACTGCCCCTCACCGCGGGGCCGGCGGGGGGCTCGGGCGGGCGGCGTGTCGGAGCGGGTGGTGGTGCTGCTGACCGCCATCGCGGCGTCCTCCGTTGTCTGCTGTGCCTGGGAGCGCGGACGCGGCGGCGGGCCCCTGGTGGAGGGCCGTGGACGGCAGTGTCGGAGACGGCCGGCGCGAGAGCGCGCCCGAGACGGATGGGTCGGGCGTCGTCAGTGGGCCGGACAGATCGCGCTGCGCACGCGGCCGTAGTCGACGTGGCGGCGGGCCACGAAGAGTCGGACGACAGCGGCGGTCATGGTTGCCATGCTCCCACATCGCGCAGGTGCCGACCAACGTGCGCGAAGTGTGATCCCACATCACGGGCGGGACCGGAGCGGCGGGGTCGGCCGCCACCCTCCGGGACGGTGGGCGAAGCGGCGGGGATGGACCTCCTCCACGAGCCGGCGCCTGCCGTGCGCCCTCCGCACCGGAGCGGCGGGTATCGGCGGACCGGCCCGGCGGGCGAGGTCGGTGTGTGACGCTGCGAAAGGTGAGCGAACCGTCGCATTCCGGGCTGCGGGCCGGCGGCCGGGACTGGCCCGTGTGGCTGCCGCCGGCCCTGCTCACGCTGGTGGCCACCCTGGCCGGGATCGGGCACGCCCAGCTCTGGCGGGACGAGCTGGCGACCTGGAGCGCCGCCACCCGTCCGGTGGGTGACCTGGTCCGCCTCGCCGGCACCATCGACGCCGCCACCGGCCCCTACTACCTGTTCGTGCACGGGTGGACGGCCGTCTTCGGCACCTCCCCGACCGCGCTGCGGCTGCCCTCCGCGCTGGCCGTGACCGCAGCGGCCGCGCTGACCGCCCGGCTCGGCGAGCGGCTGGCCGGCCCGCGCGCCGGGCTGCTCGCCGGCCTGCTGCTCGCCGTGGTTCCCAGCACCTCCCGGTACGGCCAGGAGGCCCGGCCGTACGCCCTCGCCACCCTCCTCGCGGTGCTCGCCACGCTGCTGCTGGTCGAGGCGCTGCGCCGGCCGTCGTGGCCGCGCTGGACCGGGTACGCCCTGACCGTAGCCGCGCTCGGGCTGACCCACCTGATCGCCCTGACCCTGCTCGCCGCCCACGGGCTGGTGGTGCTGCTCACCACCCGACGCGGCCCGATCCCGGTCGGTCTCGACGACCCGCCACCCTCTGCCGCGACGGGCAGCGGCCCGGCCCCGAGCCGCCGGGCTCTGCCCGACCCGGCGGAGCCCGACCCGACACCGCCCGACCCGGCACCGCCCGGACCGGTGCCGCCCGACGCGACGGGGCTGCACGCGGCACCTCACGATTCCGCACCGCCCGGCCCGCCAGCCGGGCGGGCCGGACGGTTGCCGGGGCGGTGGCTGGTCGCGTTGCTGCCGGCCGTGCTGCTGGTCACCCCGCTGGTGCTGGTCGCCCGGGGACAGCGCTCCCGGCAACTCGACTGGGTGGACCCGGCCCGGCTGCCCGACCTGGCCGCGCTGCCCGGCGGGGCGGCGCAGAGCGGGGTGGTCGGCGGGTTCCTGGTCGGACTCGCCGCGCTGGGGGCGGCCCGGCTCGGCCGTCGCGCGCTGCTGCCGGGCGCCTGCGTGCTGCTCCCGGTGCTGCTGCTCTTCGTCACCGCCACCCGGGTGCCGCTCTGGGTGAACCGCTACCTGGTCTTCACCGTCCCGTTCGCCTGCCTGCTGGCCGGTGCCGCCCTCGCGGCGGTACGCCTCGTGCCGGCGCTCGCCGTGCTGACCCTCGCCGGCCTGCTCGGCCTGCCCGACCAGACCGCGCTGCGCCGCACCCACGAGTGGCCCCGCAGCGCCCCGGTCGACTACGCGGGCGTGGCCCGGATCATCGCCGCCCACCGGCAACCGGGCGACGCGATCGTCTACTCACCCCGGGACAGTTGGCTCTTCCTCGACCTCGGCATGGCGTACCACCTGGGGTCGGACCGGCCGCGCGACGTGCTGCTGGCCCGCGACCAGCGGCAGCGCGCGGACCTCTGGGCGAGCGAGTGCGACCGGCCGGCGCAGTGCCTGGCCGGCGCGCGACGGGTGTGGCTGGTCGTGGCCGGCCGGCACGCCGACCCCCTGACGGCCGTGCCCGGCGCCAAGGGCACCGCCCTCCGCGCCACCTACACCGTCGACGAGACCTGGCCCCGCCCCGGCCTCACCCTCGCCCTCCTCACCCCCCGCTGACCCACCCGCGTCGCCCTCGCACCGCCGCGCTAATTCACGGAAAGAGGGCTCATGACGAGCCGGAAAGCCACTCTTTCCGTGAATTAGCGCGGAGGGAGGGGTGGAGGGAGGGGTGGCGGGGGTCAGGTGGGGGTGCGGGCGAGGGGGACGGTGAGGAGGGCCTCGGTGCCGCCGGTGGGGGCGTTGCGGAGTTCGATGGTGCCGCGCAGCTCGCCGGTGACCAGGGCCCGGACGATCTGCAGGCCGAGGTTGCCGCCCCGCTCGGCGTCGAACTGTTCGGGCAGGCCGCGCCCGTTGTCGGCGACGGAGACCTGGAGCTGCTTGCGGTGCCGCTGCGCGGAGACCACCACCTCGGGGCGCTGGCCGTCGCCGACCGGCCCGGCGCCCTCGTCCCCGGCGGCCGGGAAGCCGTGCTCGACGGCGTTGAGCAGCAGCTCGTTGAGGACCATCACCAGCGAGGTGGCGATCTCGGCGGGCAGTACGCCGAAGCTGCCCCGCCGGCGCATGCCGACGCTCACCTCGGTGGCCGCGACCTCGGTGGCCGCGCTGGCCACCCGGTCCACGATGCCGTCGAACTCGACCGCCTCGTCGCTGGACATCGAGAGGGTCTCGTGGACCAGGGCGATGGAGGCGACCCGGCGTACCGACTCCTCCAGGGCGACCCGGGCCTCGGGCATGGACACCCGGCGGGCCTGGAGGCGCAGCAGCGCGGCGACGGTCTGCAGGTTGTTCTTCACCCGGTGGTGGATCTCCCGGATCGTGGCGTCCTTGGTGATCAGGGCGCGGTCCCGGCGGCGTACCTCGGTGATGTCGCGGACCAGCACCAGCGCGCCGATCGGCACGCCGGCCGGCATCAGCGGCAGCGCCCGGGTCAGCATGGTGGCGCCCCGGGCGTCGATCTCCCGCCGGGGCGGGGCGTCGCCGCGCAGCGCGGCCAGCACCGCGTTCGCCGCGTCGGTGCCCTCCAGCGGATCGGTCGCCAGCCGGCGGTGCAGCTTCGCCAGGTCCTCGCCCACCAGGTGGGAGGCGTAGCCCAACCGGCGGTACGCGGACTGCGCGTTCGGGCTGGCGTAGGTGACCTTGCCGTTGGCGTCGAGCCGGACCAGGCCGTCGCCGACCCGGGGCGCGGAGGTGGTCTCGCCCGGGTGCCGGGGCGGCGGGAAGGTGCCGTCGGCGATCATCTGGGCCAGGTCGTCGGCGGTGGTCAGGTAGTTCAGTTCGAGCTGGCTGGGCGTCCGGGCGGTGGAGAGGTTGGTGTCCCGGCCGACCACGGCGATCACCTCGCCGGCCTCCCCGTCGGCGGTGCGCAGCCGGACCGGGATCGCCTCGTGCCGGGCCGGCACGTCGCCGTACCAGACCGGGTCGCCCTCCCGCCAGATCCGGCCCTGCCGGTGGGCGACCTCCAGGTGCGCCACCTCGGGCCCGCCGACGATCCGGCCGACCTGGTCGTCCAGGTACGCGGTCGGCGCGGTCGTCGGGCGGACCTGGGCCACACAGAGGAAGGTGCCTTCGCCGTCCACCGGCACCCAGAGCAGCAGGTCGGCGAAGGACAGGTCGGACAGGAGCTGCCAGTCGCCGGCGATCCGGTGCAGGTGGTCGATGTCGGCCGGGCGGAGCTGGGTGTGCTCCTCGGCGAGGTCACGGAGCGTGGACACGCCCCACAGCGTGCCACGCCGGACCTCACATCGTCGCCGTGACCTTCTTCAACCCGCGCGGGGCGTCCGGGTCCTCGCCGCGGGCCAGGGCCAGCGCCAGGGCGAGCCGCTGCAACGGCAGGATGTCGAGCAGCGGGGCGTACCGCTCGTCGACCTCGGGGACGGCCATCCGGGCGCTCGCCTCGACCTCGGCGGAGCCGACCACCACCACGTCGGCACGGCGCTCGCCGAGCCGGGGCAGCACCTCACGCATGGACCGGCCGCCGGGGCCGTCGCCGACCACGGCCAGCACCGGCACGTCCGGGTCGGTCATCGCGAGCGGGCCGTGCAGCAGGTCGGCGCCGGAGAAGGCGAGCGCCGGCAGGTACGAGGTCTCCATCAGCTTCAGCGCCGCCTCCCGGGCGGTCGGGTACGCGTACCCGCGGCCGGTGGTGACGAGCTGGGCGGCGAAGCGGTAGCGCGGGGCGAGCCGGGCCGGAGTGTCGTCGGCGAGGGTGCGGGCGGCCAGCTCGGGCAGCCGGGCGAGGGCGTCGCGCTCCTCGGCGGGGAGCACTCCGTCGCCGGCGCGTACCCCCTCGACGAGCATGAGCAGCGCGAGCAGCTCGGCGGTGTACGTCTTGGTGGCGGCTACGGCCCGCTCGTGCCCGGCGGCGATGTCGACGCTCAGCTCGGCGGTGGCGACCAGCGACGAGTCGGGGTTGTTGGTGACCGCGAGGGTGAGCGCGCCGGATTCCCGGGCGACCCGCAGCACCTCGGTCAGGTCGGGTGAGCCGCCGCTCTGGCTGACCCCGACGACGAGCGCGTCGGAGAGGTCGGGGCGGGCGCCGTAGACGGTGACCGCGCTGGGCGAGGCGAGGCCGGCGGGCAGGCCGAGCCGGATCTCGGTCAGGTACGCCGCGTAGAGGGCCGCGTGGTCGGAGGTGCCCCGGGCGGTGAACACCACGTGTCGGGGGCGACGCTCGGCGATCACCGCCGCCACCCGGGCGATCGCCCCGGCGTGCTCGGCGGAGAGCAGCCGCTCGTAACCGGCCGGCTGCTCGTCGATGTCGGCGGCCATGCCGGCCCCTGGACGCGTCACTGCGTACCCCCTTCTGCGCGGTTCCCGCGCGTTCGGTGCTCAGTCTTGCATCATTCGGCCGTGATGAGCAATCGAACGAGCAGTAGTGCGCAGTTGATCACCATCCGGATCCGTGATCCCCTAGGCTTGCCCGGCCGACCGCTTGCCCCGGCCGACCGACGATCACCGGAGAGAGGACGACGTGCCCGAGGACGACCCCACCCTCTCCGCGACCGAGGAGCTGGCGCTGGCACGGCTCGCGCTGGAGGAGGGGGACCTGGCGCACGCCGCCGGCCACGTCGCCGCCGCGCTGGTCCAGGAACCGACGCTGCCCGAGGTGCACGAGACGCTCGCCCGCGTGCACGCCGCCAGCGGCGGCGACCTCGAACTCTTCCCGCTCGGCCACCACGCGTACGTGGGCGCGGTGGTGGCCCGGGCCCACCTGCTCGCCGCCGCCGGCCGCCCCGCCGAAGGGCTCGACCTGCTCGCCGCCGCCAGCGGCTACGCACCCGGCACCGACTGGGCCGGCGTGCCCTGGGTGACCGCCCCCGAGCTGCCCGAACGGCTCGACCCCGAGCGCACCGCCCGGATCCTGATGCAGATCTGCGCGGCCGTCCCCGACCCGGTCCCCCGCCGGCTGCGCGAGCCGCTGCGGCCCTACCTCACGCTGGCCCGCAACGCGGTCACCGTGCACCCCGGCCACCCGCTGCTGCTCGGCGCGGCGTCCGCGCTGGCCCGGCGCCTCGGCGAGGTCACCCTCGCCGTCACCTGGGCGTCCCGGGGGGTACGCGCACAGCCCACCAAGCTCGGTGAGGTGTGGCTCGGGTACGCGTACCGCAGCGCCGGCCGGACCCGCGACGCGCTCGCCGCGCTCGGTCGGGCCGTCGCGCTGGACCCCGACGACCTGGCCGTCTACGCCGACATCGCCGGCACGCTGGCCGACAACGGCCGGCTCGACGAGGCCCTCGACTGGATCGACCGGGCGCTCGCCCGGGACCCCACCTTCGACTGCGCGGTGCACACCGCGCACCGGCTGCGCTTCCAGCGCGACGGGGACGTCGCCCACCTGGTGGCGCTGGCCGACTTCGTCCGGGACCACCCCGACGACAGCCATGAGCACCACGACCTCGCCGAGTGCTGCCGCAGCCGGCCCTGGCTGGGTCAGGTGACCCCGGCCGGTGGCCCGGTGCTGGACGCGCTGCGCGAGGCCCTCGGCGGCGCGGCCACGCCGGTCGCCGTACGCCTGGAGGCGCTCGAACCGCCCAGCGCCATGCGCACCGCCGCGGCGGCCGTGCCGGGGCTGGCCGTCGAGGTGGCCGAGGTGGCCGACCCCGACCCGCGCGAACCCCGGCGGGCCACCACCTGCCAGCTCTGGCGCTACGACGGCACCACCGCCGCGCCCACCCTGCCCACCCCCTCGGCCGAGGCGGCGCAGCGGATCCGGCAGCTCGCCCACCCGGCCTGGCCCCACCCGCCGGCCGCGTACGACGCCGCGGTGGGACTGGCCACCCTGGAGCTGCCCGACCTGCTCGGCCTGCTGGTGCACCCGCCCGAGGCCCCGCCCACCGCGCTGGGGCGGGTGCTCGGCGGCCAGGACCCGTCGCTCTGGGTCCGCTGCGTGCAGGTCTGGGCCTGCCTCGGCCTGCTGCACCACCGCACCGACGAGCCGTGGGACGGCTCCACCCGCCGCCGGGTGCTGCTGGAACTCGTCTGGGGGGTGGAGGACTGGACCACCGAGGCAGCCCTGTTCGCCCTGGTCACCGCCGCCTGGGTCGACCCCTCCGTACGCCCCGACGTGGCCCGGGTGGTGGCCGAGCGGCTGGCCGACGTGGCGGCCGTGGCCCGCGAGCGCCGGGTGCCGATCGCGGTCTCCCTGGCCCACCTGGCGCTGGCCACCCCCGACCTCGACCCGCAGACCCGAGCCCTCGCCGACACCCTGATCGCCACCCCCACGACCACTCGCCCCCCGGGCCCCCTCCGCCGCCTCTGGCACCGCCTCCGCACCCTCCTCCCCACCCCCCTACGTGCGCGCTGATTCACGGAAAGAGGCGTTCTGCGGGCCGCCACAGCCACTCTTTCCGTGAATCAGCGCGCCGGGAAAGGGGGCGGCCACGCCCCGAAGGAGGGGGCGTGGCCGCGAGGGTGGGAGAGCGGGTGGGTCAGGCGACCGGGGCCTTGCCGAGGGCGACTTCCGCCTCGTCCTCCGGGGTGGCGGTGGGCGCGGGCTCGTTGGCCGTGCGGAGCGGGACCTCCTTGATGAACCAGGCGAGCACCGGCACCGCGGCGGTGAAGAAGACCGCCCAGAGGAAGACGTGGGAGATGCCGTCGGCCAGCGCACCGAGGACGACCTGGCGCATCGGCCCGGTCAGGTCCTTGAGCTTCTCCAGGTCCATGCCGCGGCCCTCGCCGCCGCCACCGCTGAACGCGGCTCCGGCGGCCGAGTCGGCGAGCCGGTTGGCGAAGATCGCGCCGAAGAGCGAGATGCCGAACGAGCCGCCGATGGACCGGAAGAAGGTGGCCGCGCCGCTCGCCGCGCCGAGGTCCTTCTGCTCCACGCTGTTCTGCGCGATCAGCATCGAGGTCTGCATGAGGAAGCCCATGCCGACGCCGAGGACGATCATGTAGAGCGAGGACTCGGTCTTGCTGGTGTCGACGTCCAGCCGGGCGAGCAGGCCCAGGCCGACGGTCATCACCACGCCACCGATGATCGGGAAGGCCCGGTAGCGGCCGGTCTTCGTGATGGCCCGGCCGACCACCAGCGAGACCACCAGCATGCCGAACATCAGCGGGAGCAGCAGCAGGCCGCTGTTGGTGGCCGAGGCGCCCTGCACGGTCTGCTGGAACATCGGCAGGAAGTTCATCGCGCCGAACATGGCGAAGCCGAGCAGGAAGCCGATCACCGAGATCAGGGCGAAGTTGCGGTTGGCGAAGAGCCCGAGGGGCAGGATCGGCTCGGCGGCCCGCCGCTCCACGAACCCGAAGGCCACCAGGGCGACCAGGGCGAGCGCGGCCAGGCCGAGGATCTGCGGCGACACCCAGTCGTACTCGTTGCCGCCCCAGGTGGTGATCAGCACGATCGCGGTGATCCCGATCGAGAGCAACCCGGCGCCCAGCCAGTCGATCTTGTGCTCGGTCCGGTACTTCGGCAGGTGCATGGTGGTGGCCAGGACCAGCAGGGCCAGGCCGCCGAGCGGCAGGTTGACGTAGAACGCCCAGCGCCAGGAGAGGTGGTCGGTGATGAAGCCGCCGACCAGCGGGCCGGCGACCATGGCGATGGCCATGATGCCTGCGATCATTCCCTGGTAGCGACCCCGCTCGCGGGGCGGCACCAGGTCACCGATGATCGCCATCACGCCGACCATCAGGCCGCCCGCGCCGAGACCCTGGACGGCCCGGAACGCGATCAGCTCGATCATGCCGTCCTCGACCCCGCCGAAGACGCTGGAGCCGGACATGCCGCAGAGCGCGGAGCCGACCAGGAAGACCACCACCGAGGTGAGGAAGACCGCCTTGCGCCCGTAGAGGTCGCCGAGCTTGCCCCAGATCGGGGTGGAGACGGTGGTGCCCAGGACGTACGCCGTGACCACCCAGGTGAAGTGGTCGACGCCGCCGAACTCGCCGACGATCCGCGGCAGCGCGGTACTGACGATCATGTTGTCGAGCATCGCGAGCATCATCGCGATCATCAGGCCGAACAGGACGACCCGGACGTTGGGTCGCACTGCCGCCTCGGCTTGTTGAGTCATGGGTAAGCTCCCCCGAAGATCTGTGACCGACTTACTTGCCGCCCGGCTAGTTACCTTACTAGCCGCACGGTAAGTTGGACAGCAGAAGCCGGTCAAGCGAGATAGGTGGTGCGAGTGAGGGAGAGCACAGGCGGCACGCGGGAACGCATCCAGGCCGTCGCGCTGGAGCTCTTCACCGAGCAGGGGTACGAGAAGACCTCGCTCCGGGAGATCGCCGAGCGGCTCGGGGTGACCAAGGCCGCCCTCTACTACCACTTCAAGAGCAAGGACGAGATCGTCAACAGCTTCGTCGAGGACCGGCTGCGCCGGATGGACGAGCTGATCGAGTGGGCCGGCACCCAGCCCGGCACCCTGGCCACCCGGCGCGCCCTGATCAGCCGGTACGCCGACGCCATGTTCGCCGGCGAGCTGCCCTCCGTGATGCGCTTCTTCGAGCAGAACCAGACGGTGCTGAAGAGCCTGAGCGCCGGCATGCAGATGCGCGACCGGATGATGCGGCTGGCCAACGAGCTGTGCCGGGGCGACGAGTCACCCGAGGCCCAGCTCCGCGCCGCGCTCACCCTCTTCGCCGTGCACAGCAGCTGGTTCGCGATCCGCGCCCCGCACATCACCGACGACGAGCGCAAGAAGATCGCCCTGGACGTCGCCGACGAACTGCTCGCGAAGATCGCCGACGCGGGCTGACCGGTCGGGCGTCAGCTCGACGCCGGTCGACCAGCCGTGGGTGGGCTCGACGCCGGCCGGCCCCGGCGGCGGGTCACCGCGACGCGGGCAGCTCCAGCCGCAGGCCGAGCAGGTCCACGCCGGGCACCGGGGTCCAGTCCTTTCCGGGCACCCGGACGAAGCCGAGCCGTTCGTAGAGCCGGTGCGCGGACGCGGCCATCCCGGCGCGTA
This genomic window contains:
- a CDS encoding glycosyltransferase family 39 protein; translation: MSEPSHSGLRAGGRDWPVWLPPALLTLVATLAGIGHAQLWRDELATWSAATRPVGDLVRLAGTIDAATGPYYLFVHGWTAVFGTSPTALRLPSALAVTAAAALTARLGERLAGPRAGLLAGLLLAVVPSTSRYGQEARPYALATLLAVLATLLLVEALRRPSWPRWTGYALTVAALGLTHLIALTLLAAHGLVVLLTTRRGPIPVGLDDPPPSAATGSGPAPSRRALPDPAEPDPTPPDPAPPGPVPPDATGLHAAPHDSAPPGPPAGRAGRLPGRWLVALLPAVLLVTPLVLVARGQRSRQLDWVDPARLPDLAALPGGAAQSGVVGGFLVGLAALGAARLGRRALLPGACVLLPVLLLFVTATRVPLWVNRYLVFTVPFACLLAGAALAAVRLVPALAVLTLAGLLGLPDQTALRRTHEWPRSAPVDYAGVARIIAAHRQPGDAIVYSPRDSWLFLDLGMAYHLGSDRPRDVLLARDQRQRADLWASECDRPAQCLAGARRVWLVVAGRHADPLTAVPGAKGTALRATYTVDETWPRPGLTLALLTPR
- a CDS encoding sensor histidine kinase, translated to MSTLRDLAEEHTQLRPADIDHLHRIAGDWQLLSDLSFADLLLWVPVDGEGTFLCVAQVRPTTAPTAYLDDQVGRIVGGPEVAHLEVAHRQGRIWREGDPVWYGDVPARHEAIPVRLRTADGEAGEVIAVVGRDTNLSTARTPSQLELNYLTTADDLAQMIADGTFPPPRHPGETTSAPRVGDGLVRLDANGKVTYASPNAQSAYRRLGYASHLVGEDLAKLHRRLATDPLEGTDAANAVLAALRGDAPPRREIDARGATMLTRALPLMPAGVPIGALVLVRDITEVRRRDRALITKDATIREIHHRVKNNLQTVAALLRLQARRVSMPEARVALEESVRRVASIALVHETLSMSSDEAVEFDGIVDRVASAATEVAATEVSVGMRRRGSFGVLPAEIATSLVMVLNELLLNAVEHGFPAAGDEGAGPVGDGQRPEVVVSAQRHRKQLQVSVADNGRGLPEQFDAERGGNLGLQIVRALVTGELRGTIELRNAPTGGTEALLTVPLARTPT
- a CDS encoding SIS domain-containing protein, producing MAADIDEQPAGYERLLSAEHAGAIARVAAVIAERRPRHVVFTARGTSDHAALYAAYLTEIRLGLPAGLASPSAVTVYGARPDLSDALVVGVSQSGGSPDLTEVLRVARESGALTLAVTNNPDSSLVATAELSVDIAAGHERAVAATKTYTAELLALLMLVEGVRAGDGVLPAEERDALARLPELAARTLADDTPARLAPRYRFAAQLVTTGRGYAYPTAREAALKLMETSYLPALAFSGADLLHGPLAMTDPDVPVLAVVGDGPGGRSMREVLPRLGERRADVVVVGSAEVEASARMAVPEVDERYAPLLDILPLQRLALALALARGEDPDAPRGLKKVTATM
- a CDS encoding tetratricopeptide repeat protein; its protein translation is MPEDDPTLSATEELALARLALEEGDLAHAAGHVAAALVQEPTLPEVHETLARVHAASGGDLELFPLGHHAYVGAVVARAHLLAAAGRPAEGLDLLAAASGYAPGTDWAGVPWVTAPELPERLDPERTARILMQICAAVPDPVPRRLREPLRPYLTLARNAVTVHPGHPLLLGAASALARRLGEVTLAVTWASRGVRAQPTKLGEVWLGYAYRSAGRTRDALAALGRAVALDPDDLAVYADIAGTLADNGRLDEALDWIDRALARDPTFDCAVHTAHRLRFQRDGDVAHLVALADFVRDHPDDSHEHHDLAECCRSRPWLGQVTPAGGPVLDALREALGGAATPVAVRLEALEPPSAMRTAAAAVPGLAVEVAEVADPDPREPRRATTCQLWRYDGTTAAPTLPTPSAEAAQRIRQLAHPAWPHPPAAYDAAVGLATLELPDLLGLLVHPPEAPPTALGRVLGGQDPSLWVRCVQVWACLGLLHHRTDEPWDGSTRRRVLLELVWGVEDWTTEAALFALVTAAWVDPSVRPDVARVVAERLADVAAVARERRVPIAVSLAHLALATPDLDPQTRALADTLIATPTTTRPPGPLRRLWHRLRTLLPTPLRAR
- a CDS encoding MDR family MFS transporter translates to MTQQAEAAVRPNVRVVLFGLMIAMMLAMLDNMIVSTALPRIVGEFGGVDHFTWVVTAYVLGTTVSTPIWGKLGDLYGRKAVFLTSVVVFLVGSALCGMSGSSVFGGVEDGMIELIAFRAVQGLGAGGLMVGVMAIIGDLVPPRERGRYQGMIAGIMAIAMVAGPLVGGFITDHLSWRWAFYVNLPLGGLALLVLATTMHLPKYRTEHKIDWLGAGLLSIGITAIVLITTWGGNEYDWVSPQILGLAALALVALVAFGFVERRAAEPILPLGLFANRNFALISVIGFLLGFAMFGAMNFLPMFQQTVQGASATNSGLLLLPLMFGMLVVSLVVGRAITKTGRYRAFPIIGGVVMTVGLGLLARLDVDTSKTESSLYMIVLGVGMGFLMQTSMLIAQNSVEQKDLGAASGAATFFRSIGGSFGISLFGAIFANRLADSAAGAAFSGGGGEGRGMDLEKLKDLTGPMRQVVLGALADGISHVFLWAVFFTAAVPVLAWFIKEVPLRTANEPAPTATPEDEAEVALGKAPVA
- a CDS encoding TetR/AcrR family transcriptional regulator; the protein is MRVRESTGGTRERIQAVALELFTEQGYEKTSLREIAERLGVTKAALYYHFKSKDEIVNSFVEDRLRRMDELIEWAGTQPGTLATRRALISRYADAMFAGELPSVMRFFEQNQTVLKSLSAGMQMRDRMMRLANELCRGDESPEAQLRAALTLFAVHSSWFAIRAPHITDDERKKIALDVADELLAKIADAG